One window of the Perca fluviatilis chromosome 5, GENO_Pfluv_1.0, whole genome shotgun sequence genome contains the following:
- the LOC120558844 gene encoding sodium- and chloride-dependent taurine transporter-like, protein MKEIMAQKEKFQCLKDFHKDTLKPSPGKSPGTRPEDEAEGKAPQREKWASKLDFVLSVAGGFVGLGNVWRFPYLCYKNGGGAFLIPYFIFLFGGGLPVFFLEVALGQYTSEGGITCWAKLCPIFTGIGYASVVIVSLLNIYYIVILAWGLYYLFQCFQPELPWSKCNQPWNTEYCIEDTVRKNKTLWLAANMTNFTSPVTEFWE, encoded by the exons ATGAAGGAAAT CATGGCACAAAAAGAGAAGTTCCAATGCTTAAAGGATTTTCACAAGGACACCCTGAAACCTTCACCGGGGAAGAGCCCAGGCACGCGGCCTGAGGACGAGGCTGAAGGCAAGGCTCCTCAGAGAGAGAAGTGGGCCAGTAAGCTCGACTTTGTCCTGTCCGTAGCCGGAGGCTTCGTTGGATTAGGAAACGTCTGGCGCTTCCCTTACCTTTGTTATAAAAATGGCGGAG GTGCATTTCTCATCCCTTACTTCATCTTCCTGTTTGGGGGTGGCCTGCCTGTGTTCTTCCTGGAGGTCGCACTGGGCCAGTACACCTCTGAAGGAGGGATCACCTGCTGGGCCAAGCTCTGCCCCATCTTCACTG gtATTGGCTATGCCTCTGTCGTGATTGTATCTCTACTAAACATCTATTACATTGTGATCTTGGCCTGGGGACTCTACTACCTGTTTCAGTGCTTTCAGCCGGAGCTCCCCTGGTCGAAATGCAACCAGCCCTGGAACACCGAATACTGTATAGAGGACACAGTCCGCAAGAACAAGACCCTATGGCTAGCAGCCAACATGACCAACTTTACCTCCCCTGTCACTGAGTTCTGGGAGTGA
- the LOC120559003 gene encoding sodium- and chloride-dependent taurine transporter-like → MQALDMPERNVLSISTGIEDIGPLKWDLALCLLAVWVVCFFCIWKGVKTTGKVVYITATFPFVMLIVLLVRGVTLPGASEGIKFYLYPNLTRLQDPEPGRLRFSVVNIRVNTEEKVKMAIGYDLWLRSRLRGQEDHLCIHLHLCIRGGTEASKVEVNTDNLTLSTPNTIIKFADDTAVVGLITDNNEKAYLKEDKDLTHWYRDCLLLGGLNSGTSFVSGFAIFSVLGFMAQEQGVDIADVAESGPGLAFIAYPKAVSMMPLPTLWAILFFIMLLLLGLDSQFVEVEGQITSIVDLYPAILRKGYRREIFIAVMCFMSYLLGLAMVTKGGMYVFQLFDYYAASGVCLLWVAFFECIAVAWVYGVDNFYDAVEDMIGYRPNPWMKWSWTIITPVLCMGCFVFSLVKYKPLTYNKVYEYPDWAIGLGWLMALSSMICIPMVMVIKILQSEGSLIERIKAVAAPAKSGVSSRPKEYNLKGSELTQPLDPNGNNGLIKPTHTIVETTM, encoded by the exons ATGCAGGCTCTGGACATGCCAGA ACGCAACGTCCTGAGCATCTCCACTGGGATTGAGGACATAGGGCCCCTGAAGTGGGACCTGGCCCTGTGTCTCCTAGCAGTGTGGGTTGTCTGCTTCTTCTGCATCTGGAAGGGAGTCAAGACCACTGGGAAA GTGGTGTACATAACAGCAACTTTCCCATTTGTGATGCTGATTGTGCTGCTGGTGCGTGGAGTGACCCTGCCTGGGGCATCTGAAGGGATCAAATTCTACCTTTACCCTAACCTGACCCGCCTACAAGACCCAGAG CCTGGCCGCTTGAGGTTTTCAGTTGTAAACATCAGAGTTAACACCGAGGAAAAGGTGAAGATGGCTATTGGCTATGACCTATGGCTACGATCCCGACTACGTGGACAAGAAGACCATCTCTgcatccatctccatctctgcaTCAGAGGTGGCACAGAGGCAAGCAAGGTGGAAGTGAACACCGACAACCTG ACACTTTCGACTCCCAACACCATCATCAAGTTTGCTGACGACACTGCTGTGGTGGGCCTGATCACAGATAACAATGAGAAGGCCTACCTGAAAGAAGACAAGGACCTAACCCACTGGT ATAGGGACTGTTTGCTGCTGGGAGGCCTCAACAGCGGTACCAGTTTTGTGTCTGGcttcgcaatattttccgtccTGGGCTTCATGGCACAAGAACAAGGGGTGGACATTGCCGATGTGGCAGAGTCAG GTCCTGGCTTGGCCTTCATCGCCTACCCTAAAGCTGTGTCCATGATGCCGCTGCCAACCCTCTGGGCCATCCTCTTCTTTATCATGCTGCTGCTTCTGGGCCTCGACAGCCAG TTTGTTGAAGTGGAAGGACAGATCACCTCTATTGTGGATCTATATCCAGCCATCCTCAGGAAGGGTTACCGACGGGAGATCTTTATAGCTGTGATGTGTTTCATGAGCTATCTCTTGGGACTTGCCATGGTAACGAAA GGTGGCATGTATGTGTTCCAACTCTTTGACTACTATGCAGCCAGTGGTGTGTGCCTTTTGTGGGTTGCATTCTTTGAATGCATTGCTGTAGCCTGGGTTTATG GAGTTGATAATTTCTATGATGCCGTTGAGGATATGATTGGCTACAGACCAAACCCGTGGATGAAATGGAGCTGGACCATAATCACTCCTGTCCTCTGCATG GGCTGCTTTGTCTTCTCCCTGGTCAAGTACAAGCCCTTGACCTATAACAAGGTATATGAGTACCCGGACTGGGCCATCGGTCTGGGCTGGTTAATGGCCCTGTCCTCCATGATCTGTATTCCCATGGTGATGGTCATCAAGATCTTACAGTCTGAGGGATCCCTGATTGAG AGGATCAAAGCAGTGGCAGCCCCAGCGAAGTCAGGCGTGAGCTCTCGCCCAAAAGAGTACAACTTGAAGGGCAGCGAGTTGACACAGCCCCTGGACCCAAACGGGAACAATGGCTTGATCAAGCCCACCCACACCATTGTAGAAACAACGATGTGA